The following are encoded in a window of Gymnogyps californianus isolate 813 chromosome 21, ASM1813914v2, whole genome shotgun sequence genomic DNA:
- the LOC127024656 gene encoding probable glutamate receptor — translation MDKGLHFMFCAITTMLLMRESSQTGTTRNDGAVSKGTDSRGPEEGLPTLTVTTILEDPYVMVRSAELEGYCIDLLKALAAMLHFSYKVKVVGDGQYGAISSNGNWTGMVGEILRQEADIAVAPLTVTSAREEVVSFTTPFLQTGIGILLRKDTVSQETSFFHFLAPFSKETWTGLLFAYVLTCFCLFLVARLSPCEWNEPKNEENHFTFLNSLWFGAGALALQGVTPRPKALSVRVIAAVWWLFTIALLAAYIANFTALLSSGSEQLPIQTFEDLVKQRKLEFGTLDGSSTFYFFKNSKNPIHQMIYEYMDKRRDHVLVKTYQEAVQRVMESNYAFIGESISQDLAAARHCNLIRAPEVIGARGFGIATTQASLWTKKLSIAVLKLRESGDLDYLRNKWWETSCLHKSRDRWSPLQPQALGGLFLTLAIGLALGVIAAVAELSNKSRHAAGHVKKSCCSVFTEEMCTRLRIKENTRQSQETSGRANA, via the exons gAACTACAAGGAATGATGGTGCTGTGAGTAAG GGCACTGACTCAAGGGGACCAGAAGAGGGTCTTCCGACTTTGACTGTCACAACAATCCTG GAAGATCCTTACGTCATGGTGAGAAGTGCAGAACTGGAGGGATACTGCATTGATTTGCTGAAAGCACTTGCTGCAATGCTTCACTTCAGCTACAAGGTGAAGGTGGTGGGCGATGGGCAGTATGGTGCCATCTCTTCCAATGGGAACTGGACAGGGATGGTTGGTGAAATTTTGAGACAG GAAGCAGACATTGCAGTCGCTCCATTAACAGTCACGTCAGCAAGGGAAGAGGTGGTCTCCTTCACCACACCATTCCTGCAGACTGGGATTGGAATCTTGCTTCGAAAAGACACCGTCTCTCAGGAGACATCTTTCTTCCACTTCCTGGCTCCTTTCAGTAAGGAGACCTGGACTGGCCTTTTATTTGCTTATGTGCTGACGTGCTTCTGCCTCTTTCTTGTTGCCAG ACTGAGCCCCTGTGAATGGAACGAGCCAAAGAATGAAGAGAACCACTTCACCTTCTTAAACAGCCTCTGGTTTGGAGCAGGAGCACTTGCCCTGCAAG GTGTCACCCCTCGGCCCAAAGCGCTCTCTGTGCGGGTCATCGCTGCCGTCTGGTGGCTGTTCACCATCGCCTTGCTGGCTGCCTACATCGCCAACTTCACCGCTCTGCTGAGCTCTGGCAGCGAGCAGCTCCCAATCCAGACTTTTGAAGATCTTGTGAAGCAAAGAAAGCTTGAGTTTGGGACGCTGGACGGCTCCTCTACTTTCTACTTCTTCAAG AACTCCAAGAATCCTATCCATCAGATGATCTATGAATATATGGACAAGAGACGAGACCACGTTTTAGTCAAAACCTACCAGGAAGCAGTTCAGCGTGTGATGGAATCAAACTATGCCTTCATTGGTGAATCAATCTCTCAAGACCTTGCAGCTGCCAGGCACTGCAATTTGATCAGGGCCCCTGAAGTTATCGGAGCCAGAGGATTTGGCATTGCCACTACCCAGG CATCCCTGTGGACTAAGAAGCTCTCCATTGCTGTCCTCAAACTGCGTGAATCGGGTGATCTCGACTACTTGCGGAACAAGTGGTGGGAGACCAGCTGCCTTCACAAGAGCAGAGACAGATGGAgtcctctgcagccccaggcTCTGGGTGGGCTCTTCCTTACTCTTGCAATTGGCCTTGCACTGGGTGTGATCGCAGCTGTAGCAGAGCTCTCAAATAAGAGCAGACACGCTGCTGGACACGTAAAG aaatcttgttgctctgttttcacagaagaaatgtgCACTCGTCTAcgtataaaagaaaatacaagacaaaGCCAGGAGACTTCAGGGAGGGCTAATGCTTAA